ACACCACCACGGCACCGGTTTGATGAGACTCACTCAGTGTCGCGTACTCCGCCGCCATATCAAAATCATGAGTTTGAACTTGGATCATTTAGCCTCCGGTCACCGGCGGAAAAAACGCCACTTCATCGCCGGCTTGAATGGCTGAATTCAGTGCCACCATTTGATGATTCACGCCCACTAATAATTGCGACTTAGCAAGCGCACTGGCCCAAGGCTCACCTTGGCTGACTAAATGTTGGCGCAGCTCTTCTACGGTAGCCACTTGCTGCGCTATCGTAATTTCAGATTGGCCTAATTGTTCTCTTATTTTGGCAAAAAATAGCACTTTAATGGTCATACGCTAAAATCTCCCGACTTACCGCCGCGTTTTTCTAACAGACGAATACCTTCTATCACCATGTCTTTCTGTACGGCTTTACACATGTCATAAATCGTTAAGGCAGCAACCGACGCTGCGGTGAGCGCTTCCATTTCTACCCCAGTTTGGCCGGCTAATTTACAATAGCTTTGAATATGCACGCTATTTCGCGCTATGTCGGGAGTCAATTGGACTTCGACTTTAGACAGCGCCAGCGGATGGCACAAAGGAATAAGATCGGCGGTTTTTTTAGCTGCCATAATGCCGGCAATGCGCGCGGTAGCAAACACATCGCCTTTGTGATGTTGACCATTAACTATTAAGTCTAGTGTGGTACTGGCCATGCTTACCCACGCCTCGGCGCGGGCTTCACGAGTAGTGACAGCCTTGTCGCTCACATCCACCATATTGGCTTCACCGGCGTGATTAATATGGGTTAAGGTAGCCATTACGACCTCGTTTCAATTAAATGCTGCACAAAATTACACGGCTTATGCTGGGCATTTAACTGCTCTAATAAAATACCCTGCCACGCCGTTTTACAAGCCCCTGTGGAGCCTGGCATACAAAAAATAGCGGTATGATTAGCTAAGCCCGCCATCGCACGACTTTGTACGGTAGAAGTCCCCAGCTCTTGGTAGGTGAGGTGGCGAAACAGCTCACCAAAGCCATCTATTTGGCTATCGAGTAACGGAATAATTGCCTCAGGTGTGGTATCTCGGCCAGTAAAGCCGGTACCACCAGTAATTAACACCACCTGAATGTCGGGGTTTGCTATCCAAGCACTCACTTGGGCTCGTACCTGATACTTATCATCTTTTAAGATGGCTTTATCCACTAACTGGTGGCCGGCTTCACTTAAGGCACTCACTAAATACTTACCCGAGGTATCGGTTTGCTCATTTCTAGTATCCGACACCGTTAACACCGCCATATTTAATGACACAAATACCGACGCGGCATGGCTCATAATATCCTCACTTAAATTAATAATGGTGATGGCAGTTATTAGCGATTAATAAGAAACTTAACCGCCAATGGACGCCAAATGGGGCGTCATGCCGCTGTGGCCTTGATGTAGAAAATGGGTGGCTTTTTTATCTAATAAGGCCTCTTGTAGGCGCACTTGTAGCGCCGTTATTTGCGAGGCATCAGATAATAAATCGCGCAAGTCCACGCCATAGTCGCCAAATAAACATAAATGTAACTTGCCCAAGGAAGACACGCGTAAACGATTACAAGTAGCACAGAAATCTTTGGCGTAGGGCATAATTAAGCCAATTTCGCCACAGTAATCCCCATGCACAAACACTTCTGCCGGTCCGTCATTATGTGCCCTAAGTTTTTGTTGCCAGCCTTGTTGTAATAATTGCTCTTTAATCACGCTACCGCGCACATGATGGCGAGCAAAAAGCTCATCCATCTCGCCAGTTTGCATTAGCTCAATAAAGCGCAATTGAATGGGGTTGTCTTTGATCCACGCTAAGAATTGGCCTAAACCATTGTCGTTTAAGCCGCGCATCAACACCGCATTCACTTTTACTTGCTTAAAACCTGCCTCTAACGCCGCATCAATTCCCGCCATCACTTCATGAAAGCGGTTTTGACCGGTGATTTGATGAAACATACGCGGATCTAAGCTATCCACACTGACGTTGATCGCATCCAATCCGGCCTCGCGCCACTGCGATGCAAATTTGGCCATACGATAGCCGTTAGTGGTCATGGCCACTTTTTCAATGCCTGAGGTATTGGCCACAGTTTCTATAATATGTGTGAAATCTTTACGCAGGGAGGGCTCGCCTCCTGTGAGGCGTACCTTAGTGGTCCCCATAGCAGCAAAGCCGCGAGTGAGATGAGCAATTTCTGAGACGGTTAAAAAAGACTTACGCCCATCTGGCATATAACCATCGGGCAAACAGTACTGACATTTAAAGTTACATACATCTGTGATCGATAATCGCAGATACTGAAACTTGCGCGCATGCGCATCTTTTAATTCCAACATAAAAACACCTTTCCAAGAATGGGAGGCCAAGGCATTTCTACCTCTACCCTTACAGCCCTAAGCTGAGCGGTCGAGTCACCTTATTAGTGCACCATAACGGGCAATAACTTAGGCAAACACGACTCGGAGTTTTGACATAACCCGTTTTAACTTATCCTTAACCTTAAAGACAAGGTTAGCTTTAGATCAAGATAAATCGTTAACGACTGCCCATTATGAGAGCTTACGCAAACAAAGTCATGACCTGGCTCATTTTATGCCTCGCAAATTAAAAATAACGTATTAATTTGCGAGGTAATGAAGGCAGAAAAAGTGCGCTAAAGTCCGGTTTGACTGGGAATGTAAAGTTGGCATGAACATTTCATAGCTAGTAGCGAAGTTTTATCCCGTGCACTTTTCAGCATTAGCTGAAATTCGGCCAACCTCTGAGGTTGGCCATTTTTTTACCTAGGACTTATTTGCCTAGGAATTAGCTTGATGAAGGCGCTCCTTCACCAACGCCAAGGTCTCACTAAGCGCCATTTGCCAAGCTGTAAATTGCTGATTAATTAGCGCTTCATCGAGCTGCTTAGCGCTTTGCTCTAGCTTTTCACTTAAAAACTGACAACGTACAGCACCATAACTGCCACAAGCAGCGGTTAGGCTATGACACGACCGCGCCATTTGCACATAATCTTTAGCACTGTAGGCCTGCGCTAAGACCTGCCCCTGAGTCTGGCCATCATTTAAAAACACGGCTAATAAGCGTAATAGTACTGGCTCACCCAACTCTTGGCTCATTTTACTGAGTTGCTCATTATCTAATAACGGTAATTGGTCTTGTAACTGTTGCCAATTAAGCATGCGCGTTATCCCAGCTTTGTAGTTTTCGATAAATTGTCGAAGGACTCACTTCTAGTAACGCCGCTGCACGAGACACATTGCCCTGACAATGACTAATGGCTCTTTCTATGGCTTTACGCTCAAGTGTGGCTAAGGGGACGATAGGGGCAGGTAAATTATCTTGTACCCACTCCCCCGCTAACTGTTGATTAATGGGCTGATCAAGCGGAGCGGGTAGCATATCTAATTCTATCCACTCTCCCTCATGTAGCACGACTGCATTTCGAATGACATTTTGTAATTGGCGTACATTTCCTGGCCAATGATAGGCTTGCAAGCGATCTTTAGTGGCTTCAGATAAGCCCACAAACGATTTATTTTCTTCACGGGCAGCTTGGCGCACTAAAGCAGTGGCAATGCTAAGCACATCGGCACCCCGCTCGCGCAGCGGCGGTAAGTGAATAGGAATAACATGCAGCCGATAATAAAGATCTTCTCTAAAGCGCCCTTGCTCTACTTCAACTAGCGGATCGCGATTAGTGGCGCAAATAATGCGCACATCTACTTGTATTTGTTGTGAGCTACCCACGGGTTGAATTTGTCCGGTTTGCAAAAAGCGCAACAACTTACTTTGCAGCTCTAAGTCCATTTCACAAATTTCATCCATGAATAAGGTGCCGCCATTGGCGCGGATCACCGCCCCGCCTCTGTCTTGTAAAGCGCCGGTAAAAGCGCCTTTCATATGGCCAAACAGCTCACTTTCCATTAAGTCTTTAGGAATAGCTGCACAGTTTAGCGCAATAAAAGGACCATCTGGGCGAGCGCTGCGCTGGTGCAAGGCTTCGGCACACACTTCTTTGCCGGTGCCACTTTCACCGGTAATAAATACGGTGGCACTGCTAGGAGCAGCATTTTCAATTAAACGATAGACTTTTTGCATCGGCAAACTGGCACCAATAAAGCCTTGAAAAGGCGCACCGGCAATATCATGGCGATAACTGTCTAGCATTTGATTGAGTTGGCGAAACTTCATGGTGTTATGCAAGGTGACTTTTAAACGCTCAACTTCAATGGGTTTATTAATAAAGTCGTGCGCGCCTAATCGCATCGCATCCACCGCCACATCCACAGAGCCGTGAGCGGTGATCACAATGGTAGTAATGTTTAACTTCTCGCGGTGCAGCCATTGTAATATTTCCATGCCCTGCATATCGGGCAGGATCAAGTCGAGCAATAATATATCAGGTGCATGATGTGATATGTGCTCAATAGCGGCTTGACCGGTGTTAACCACTGTTAGCGATAGCGGTTCATCTTGCAGGTAGGCTTGGTAAAGCGCAGCTAAAGAGGCTGTATCTTCTACCAGTAAGACATTTAGCCTGTTATCTACCATGTTATTTCTCACTTTTTAACCATATAAGGGCTTTTTCACATCTAGGAGAAAAAAAGCTTGCAGTAAATTAACCCAATGTTAACATCATACCAACACTGAATGTGACTCATTTGTCACCCGTTTTATCTGTTGCAAAGTATGACTCATTTGTAACCCATGTCATCACTTTTGCTATCTGTGGTGATGAGATAAAGACGTTAAGTTCAGTTTGCTACTGTGTATGTTTTTCCTGTTAGTGTGTTGGTAACGACAACTGTTTAGCCTTGTGGCTGCTGCATAACCAGAGGATCCGTGCCTCTGGTTTTTTTTATTTAATACTCACACTTTAAGACCCGCCTAGGCAGGACTGTCTATATCAATAAATTCTACGCTCATATTATGGGTGCGCGCCAGCCACTCACCTAAGGCTTTTACGCCGTAACGCTCGGTGGCGTGATGACCTGCGGCAAAAAAATGCAGCCCGCACTCTCTGGCTACATGCACCGTTTGCTCAGATATTTCACCGCTGATAAAAGCATCTAATCCCAAGTCTGCTGCAAGATTGATATAGCCTTGCCCGCCTCCGGTACAAAGCCCCACTCTGCGAATAAGCGCAGGGCCGCTCTCACATACTGTTACTATCTTACTGCCTAGGTGATGGGCTAGCTGCTCTGTTAATTGTTGGGCCGTGAGCGGTTGTGCTAACTCACCCCACATCGGAATTGACTGCGCATTGCCAAGCTCCATGGCCTGTAATTGGCTTAGGCCAAGCATAGCGCCAAGTTGAGCGTTATTCCCAATAGTCGGGGCAATATCCAGCGGCAGATGATAAGCATAAAGATTAATGTCATGACTTAGCAGTGCTTTTAGTCGACGCCGCTTCATCCCCACCACCACTTCTGACTCGCCCTTCCAAAAGTAGCCGTGATGAACCAAGATGGCATCGGCGTTAGCAGCGATGGCTTTATCGATTAAGGCTTGGCTGGCGGTGACGCCTGTGATCACCTTACGTACCTGTGCTCGGCCTTCCACTTGTAAGCCATTAGGACAATAGTCTTTAATAGCATGAGAGTTAAGCAAGGTATTAAGCTGCTGTTCAAGTTCTAAGTTATTCATAATGCCCCTCTAAACATTGGCACAGAGCGCTAATAGCGCCTTAATATCGCCATAATAAATCATCTAATATTGCAGGTCTTGTTTGATGAACACCGCTTTAGCTTCAGTATTGTCACAGCTTAACGATCCTATGGTTCGTGATTTAGCTTGGGCCTTAGCCAGCTCCAACTTAATTAGCACCTGTGCACTGGCACCCAGCCAACCTTGGTATGACACCTTATTACTAGACTACCAGCCCCGCTTACAGGCGCTCGATAAAGCGCCTCACCTGCTACACCAACACTGTGCGCAGCCCACTAGACTGGGTTTTTATTTTGAAGCGCTGTGGCATTTTTTCTTAATCGACAGTCCGCGCTTTCAAGTGCTGGCCCATAATTGGCAACAAATTTTTGCCGGCACCACCGTAGGCGCTTTTGATTTTTTAGTATGGGATCGTCAATCACAGCGCATTGAGCATTGGGAATTAGCGGTTAAATTTTATTTAATAAGCCAGCCACAACAGCCCTTTGATCATGCTTTTGGTCTTAACACGCGCGACAAGCTGCGTCGTAAATACCATCACATGCTTGAGCAGCAACTGCAACTAAGCCAACATCCCCAAGTTGCGCTACGTCTTGAGCAACAACAGCTTATGCCAAGTCAGCAGCGACTCATTTTAAAAGGCCGGTTATATTACCCCCTTAATTGTCACCAGTTTATTTCGCCTGATAGCGAGCGCGGCAGTTGGGGCACCTCTCCACCGGCTGCGCATTTTATCGCGCAACAAAAATTGGGCTGGCTCACCGGCCATCGCCCTAGCGAGCAAGTCGCCCCCCGACAAAATTACTGTGACAGTCACGGCCAGTGGTATATGCAAGTAGACGCCGCATGGTTAACAAGTACGCAGTCTTAATGACTATTTCTTACGCTTATTCCGTCTTACACTCATCCGGTGCTTGACATGGCAAGCAGCTTTAGTATTGCGCTGCTTTTATCGACAAAAACAGCATAAAAATACGGCTAAAAATACTTATTTAAGTTTATTATCTTTAGGTCGATACTATCAGGGAAATTATCGAATAAGCGACAGGCCTGCAGATATGAATAGACGAAATCAGCACGTAATTGATGAAGAAGTGACTTATCCAAGCTCAGAGCAATTAGTCTCTACCACGGATCTGCGCGGTGTGATCACCTATGCCAATGATATTTTTTGTCGTGTCGCCGGTTTTCTACCTGAAGAAATGATCGGTAAAAATCATAATTTGATCCGCCATCCTGATATGCCAAAAGCGGCTTTTCGCGATTTATGGCGGCATGCAAAAGCCGGACGGCCGTGGCGAGGCGCGGTAAAAAATCGCTGCAAAGACGGTCGCTACTACTGGGTAGATGCCTATGTCACACCTATTTATGTAGAGGGTAAAATTACCGGTTACCAGTCGGTACGCACCCAACTTGATAGCCAGACGCGTGCTGTGGCAAGTCGCGCTTATCGCCAGCTGCTTAAACAAGAAAAACTAAAACACACGCCCTCACCCTTAGTCGCTAAGGTAAAATCAGCGCTGCCTTTAGTCGGTTTTATGGGTTTATTAGCCCTGATTGGCTGGCTAGCGGGCTTGATCACCTTGGGTATCTCCTTATTACCCTTAGCCTGGTTATTAGTTAGTTATCGCCAAAGCTGGCTCGGTTCACGGCAGTTTTTTACTAGCTTGAGCCAAGAGTATGACAGCATTTCTCGGGCTGTTTATTCAGGCAGCGCGCCCCATGCCATTGCTGATTACCATTTAAAAATGTGGCAAGCGCGCAATCGTACTATTTTAGGGCGAGTAGATGATGCCACCGAATCGCTAAAAGAGTTGGCTCATTCAATGATGCAGTCTATGTCGAGCGCGCGGCGCGAATTAAGCCAACAAGATAGCGATACTCAACAAATTGCCGCAGCAATTAATGAAATGTCAGCCACCGCCAATGACATTACTCACAGCACCCAACAAGCCAGCACCAATGCCAGTGAAGCGCAACAACAGTGCTTAGCCGCGCAAATGCAACTAGAGCAAACTCGCGAGCAAATTGTAAGCTTAGCCAATGAAGCTAAAGAAGCGGTCGCGGCCACCTTAGCGTTAACCGATGAGTCTAAGCGCATTGGTAGCTTAATGAACGAGATCCAAGGTATTGCCGATCAAACTAATTTATTGGCGCTGAATGCGGCTATTGAGGCGGCGCGCGCCGGTGAACATGGCCGGGGCTTTGCTGTAGTAGCTGAAGAAGTACGCGCCTTATCGACCCGCACCCATGGGGCTAGCGAGCAAATACAAACCAGTATTAATCATATTCAGCACACCTTGGAACAATGGCATAGCATGATGGACAACAATAGAGGGCGCAGCCAAGAATGCGTGCAGGCGGCAGCAGCCGGCAGCGACAGCTTAAACCGAGTAGTGACAGAAATTAATCATATTGTGTCGATGACGGTAGAAATATCCTCAGCCGCGGCGCAACAACAGCAAGTAGCCGAAGAAATTAGCCATAATGTGCATGATATTTCTACCCGATCTTCCGCTAACCTAAGCACGATTAGCCAAATGGAAGACTCAAGTAAACAACTGTTAGCTCGCTCTCAAGGACTCAATGATCTTACTCGTACTTTTTCCTAAACCATGAGCCTTAATAGCTCACAAGCCGAGCGCCAAATTTTAGCAGTATTAGCGCACGTGCCTGCTGGAAAGGTGGTCAGCTATGGCCAGCTTGCCGACTTAGCTGGCTTACCCAGACGGGCCCGATTGGCAGGGAGAGTGCTGCGCACCGCGGACACTCGCCATTTGCCTTGGCATAGAGTGGTGGCGGCAAGCGGACAATTAAGCTTGGTTAAAGGCAGTGCGCCGTGGTTGGAGCAGCGCCAGCGTTTACTCAGTGAAGGCGTGCGCTTTAAAGGCAATCCACTTAGCGGTAATACGGTAATCATGGCGCAGTACCAGTGGCAGCCCGACTTGGCTCAGCTGTTAATACTATTGGATTATTAAAGCTTAAAATAAGCCCAATTGCTGGCCACTCATATCGCTAAACTGCAGGCCAATAAAGGGTAAAATGGCCTCAGCAATGGGTTGCAGTTGGCGATCCACATAATGCTGATAATCAATGGCGGAGCTAAGGTACTCTTGTGGCTCTGGACCATTGATGGTCATTAAATAACGAATTTTCCCTTTACGTTGATAACGCAGCGCCTTACCTAAGCGCGCATTATGTTCATCCGCTTTTCGGGCTGCTCGCACTTGGGGTGGCTGAGATTTCACATATTGGGCTAGCGGTCGGCGCAACCGCTTTTCATATACCAGCTCATTATCGAGCTCACCGGCTAAGGTCGCGTTTAGGGTGTGGCGTATAAAATCACTGGGGTCGTGATCATGAAACACTAAGCGATAAAGCTCAGTTTGAAAGCGCTTAGCCAGAGGCGTCCAATCTGAGCGCACACTTTCTAAGCCCTTAAACACCAGCGTATCAAGGCCCTGCTCACGCTTTAATCCGGCATAGCGCTTTTTAGAGCCTTGCTCTTGATTACGAATAGTAGGCATTAAAAATCGGGAAAAATAACATTCAAATTGCAGCTCTAACTTACTCTCAAGCTGTAATTCATCGGCAAGCTTTTGCTGCCAGCGGTGGGTCACCAGCTCGGCTAAACGCCGCCCTTCTGCGCTGGCCGATTGTTCATTATGCTCGCCACTGAGCAGCACAAATATAGAGTCGGTATCGCCATAGATCACTTGCTGGTGCTCACTGATCCAGCGCGCACTTTGTTGCATAATGTCATGACCGCGCAAGGTAATAGATGACGCTAAGCGCGTATCATAAAAGCGACAGCCGCCTGAGCCTAATACGCCATAAAAAGAATTCATTAAAATCTTTATTGCTTGGGAGCGCGGCGCATCTTGTTCACGCTTTGCTTGGTCTCGCTCATGCCATAACTGCTCAATAATGGCGGGCAAAAAATGCTGATGGCGAGAAAATTGTGCGCCTCTATATCCAGGGATAGCGTCCGGCTCGTGCGCACCCACAATTAAGCCCAAGGGATCAATATGAAACGTGCGAATAATAGCGGGATATAAGCTTTTAAAATCCAGCACTAACACATGGCGATACAGCCCCGATTGGGAGTCCATCACATAGCCGCCTGGGCTGGCAAGTCCGCCACCAGCGGGCAAATTAGGGGCCACATAACCGGCGCGGTGTAAATGAGGCAAATAAACTTGAGTAAAGGCGGCCACCGAGCCACCTATTCGGTCTAACTCTAAGCCGGTTAATTGACTGCGCAGACGTAAAAAATCCAGTAATCGAGTGTGTACAAAAATATCCCACACCAAACGACAATCTTCTAAATTATAGGCCGCCAGTTTTGGCTTGTTATGATAAAAATCGCGGATAATGGTGGCTAGGCGATGTTCAACATCTTCTGTTTGTTTACCACGATGTAATAATTGCTGCGCCACGTTTTCTAAACTAAAACTGGCAAACTGATAACAAGCGGTTTTAAGGGCGTCTATACCATCAATCACCACCCTTCCTGCCAAGCTAATAAAAGATTGACCGCTGTATTTAGACTCTCGCAACAACATGGCTTGCCCGCCACGGCCAATACGCAAGCTTAGCCCATGTAAGTCGGCGCGCTTTTGTAATACCCTAAAATCAAAGCCCACCACATTCCAACCAATAATGATGTCGGGATCGTAGTCGTTGAGCGTATTAACAAAGGCCCTTAATAGCGCTTTTTCATCGGCTTGCCAGCGAATATCCATATTAGCGGGCTCAGGCGTGCCTATCATCAACACACAGGCTAAGTGTTGGCCATACAAGCCAATAGAGTACAACTCCCCTTGGCCCGAGCATTCAATATCAAGAGAGAGCACCTTAAATTGAGGGCTGTAATCACTGGCTTTTAAGCGAACGTCAGTAAGAGTAGTGACGCCCGCGCGGGTACTTGGCTTACCAATAAACGCCACGGCACCACGAATAAAGCGATTTAATAAAAAGCGCTCCTGTAAGCGGATATCATCTTCAAATACGCTGACGCCGACTTGGCGCAACAGCTGCGCCGCATGTTGCTGGCTATTAATAGTAGGAAAATACACCACGGCAACCGGTTCATGGCTAAAGGTATGCAAGCCAGGCTCAGCCCAGTCATAAGTAAGGGCTGCTTGGTGTAAGGTTTGGCACACTTGCTCTTTTTGACTAATAGGCACCATCAATAAGGTACGCTCGCCGCTCACTACAAGGCGTACCGGGCCTTGGTCAGTACTCAACCAATAGATAATTTCACAACCTTGATGGCGATCGCGACTGTGGCGGGTGAGTAAAAAGCCCTGATGCAGCGTATTCATAATGACCTTGTAGCACTTTATATGGGTGAGCGAGTGAAGCAGTTAACACGAACAAGGGATTATAGCGAGTAGGCTTAAATAATGGCGAGCCAAAAAATTCAGCCCCGATAAACGGGGCTGAATAGCAATATTAACAAACAGGCTTAGCGCAATAAATCGGTACGCTCAAACGCCGGCACCAAGGTATCGGCAAATTGTCGTAAAATAGCCGCGGATACCGGCACCTTATCTTTATCGCTTAGCGTAATGCTGCTTTGCTCACCTAAATCTCCTAGCTGCACTCGGTACTTTTGCTCAGGTATGGTGAGCGCTGGCAGGCTTAAGTCTTGCCATTTACCTTTTCTTAAGCCATCAAACTCCACATCCACATAGCCTAGTGCTTGTTGGCGGTTAGTAAGACTAAAGCCCAACTGAGGCAATAGGGTCACCAAGCGCTTCCAGCTGCGATCATATCCCTCTGCCACTAATAAGCGACTTTGGGCGGCTTGCAGCTCCACCTGAATAGGACTTTTATCTAGCAGGTTTTGTTGCTGCGTTAGCTTGCCTTGGTAATACAAAGAAAAGGCATTAAGCATGGCGGCTTCATCTTTTTGCTTGGTTTGCGCCAATACCTTGCCCGAATCCGCCAAGCTCACTTCCAAAGACACAGCGCGGCGCACTTCATCTGGCGTTAGCTGCCAATTAAAGCGCTGCTTTGGATTACTAATGGGGCTGCCATTACTGCTCCAACCGCTTGTCGACTCATGAGCATCGGCTTTTTTATCACTAAAAAAATCCGCCAAGGCTTGGTTTAACTCTTGTTGGAGTGGCTGATCTAGGCGCTGTTGATAAAACCACAATCCACTGGCGTTATCCATTATTTGCGAGCCGCGCACTAAGGGTAATACTTGAGTTGGCGGGCGTACATCGACCGCCTTGCCCGTGACGCCACTTGGCTTAATTTTAGGGATAATGTAGTCGTTATTAAAATTAGGCGCTTCTAAGCCCGCAGGGATCAACAAAGGCGCGGTTCTTAGGCTGGCATCTTCATAGTCAAAGCTACGGTTTGCTTGAGCTCGTTTTTCTGGACTGCTACAGGCAGCCAGCACACTAACGGCCAACACACTGATAATTAGGTTTTTGCTATTCAAATGTTTATCCACGCCCGATTAACTCCGCTTTAATTAACGCTTACTTTTTTGAGGAAAGCTCTGATAGAAAATAAGCTAAGACTCAGCACCAAAAAGGCAAACGCGGCTATTAAGATACTCACACTTTACTTAAAATTAGTGAACTGTGGCCAGCTTACTGAATACTCGAGCTACTGACTATGAAAAAGATACCGCAAAAGCATGCACCTGTGTTGAGCCTCAGCCAAGAAATGCGCATCAGCACAGTGTATTCACCTTTTTTAAAAATTAGATTTAAGCTGCTGAGCGGCCTAAAAATATTGCCAAATACTAGTGTTGGCGTGGGGTGAATACAAGCTGCCTGTGGCGAGGTACGCAATCTATGCTAGAGTCGGTGCTTCCATTTATTTGCTGAAACAGGCTTTAAATATGAATTACTTATCTGCTGGCAGCCCAGCCCCCGCCTTTACGCTTAACGACCAAAATGGTCAGGCCGTGAGCTTAAGCGATTTTAATGGTAAAAAAGTATTGGTTTATTTTTATCCTAAAGCCATGACACCAGGCTGTAAGGTACAAGCTTGTAGCCTGCGCGATAGCCAAGCTGAGCTGACTGCAAACAACGTAGTGGTATTGGGAATTAGCCCAGATCCTGTCGCTCGTTTAAAGAAATTTGAAGAAAAGGACGAGCTTAACTTTACGCTGCTCTCTGATGAAGACCACGCTATTGCCGACGCCTTTGGTGTATGGGGCCTAAAGAAATTTATGGGCAAAGAATATGAGGGCATTCACCGCATTAGCTTTTTAGTTGATGAGTCAGGGACGGTTGAGCAGGTGTTCGACAAGTTCAAAACCAAAGATCACCATCAGGTGGTATTGGATTATTTAGCTAAAAAGTAAGCGCTTAGCTCAAACTCGCGATTAAAAACTGTCTCGCCACGGAATACACGGAAACACACAGCAAAATGAAAACCCGTTAATAAGCACTTTTATCGGTCGTAGTAGGATCTTACAAATAAAAATACTTAACGTTTTTAATAGGGTGCTGAGTCGGTGTTGTGCCGTGTATTGCGTGGCAAAAGTAGCTTTCTTATCAAGGCTGCATTTTTTTAACTAGCCAAAAGCCAGCCAGCATGGCTAACACAAATAGCCCTGCTTGCCATTGTAAGCTGGCTAATAGCGCCATGGCCGACCCCGGACAAATGCCCACCCAGCCCCAGCCTGCCCCAAATAAGCTCGCCCCTATTACTAAGCGCTTATCAATAATCGGCTTTGCTAGCTTTGGTAAGTCGTTACCTAACACACATTGTGTTTGGCCAGCTTGGCGCCATCTATAATAACCTGGCATAAACACCGCCAAGGCTGCTGCCATCACCAGCCCTAAACTGGGATCCCACTCGCGCGTAATATTTAAAAAACCCTGCACTTTTTCAGGATTAATCATGCCAGAGATGCTAATACCTAAGCCAAACAAGGCACCGGACGCTAAAGCCACAACCATTAATAATCGTGATTTATTTAACATTTATTTGTCCCCAAACACACTGACTACTAGCATGGCCACACTCATAAACCACACAGTAGCGATGAGGGAGCGCCAAGAAAGTCGCCCAATGCCACAAATGCCATGACCACTGGTGCAGCCACTCCCAAGGCGAGTGCCCAGCCCTACCAATAAACCGCCCATCATTAGCTTAACGCTTGAGATACTCGCCAATGAAGGCGCA
This genomic window from Oceanisphaera avium contains:
- the moaD gene encoding molybdopterin synthase sulfur carrier subunit, encoding MTIKVLFFAKIREQLGQSEITIAQQVATVEELRQHLVSQGEPWASALAKSQLLVGVNHQMVALNSAIQAGDEVAFFPPVTGG
- the moaB gene encoding molybdenum cofactor biosynthesis protein B, translated to MSHAASVFVSLNMAVLTVSDTRNEQTDTSGKYLVSALSEAGHQLVDKAILKDDKYQVRAQVSAWIANPDIQVVLITGGTGFTGRDTTPEAIIPLLDSQIDGFGELFRHLTYQELGTSTVQSRAMAGLANHTAIFCMPGSTGACKTAWQGILLEQLNAQHKPCNFVQHLIETRS
- the moaA gene encoding GTP 3',8-cyclase MoaA — encoded protein: MLELKDAHARKFQYLRLSITDVCNFKCQYCLPDGYMPDGRKSFLTVSEIAHLTRGFAAMGTTKVRLTGGEPSLRKDFTHIIETVANTSGIEKVAMTTNGYRMAKFASQWREAGLDAINVSVDSLDPRMFHQITGQNRFHEVMAGIDAALEAGFKQVKVNAVLMRGLNDNGLGQFLAWIKDNPIQLRFIELMQTGEMDELFARHHVRGSVIKEQLLQQGWQQKLRAHNDGPAEVFVHGDYCGEIGLIMPYAKDFCATCNRLRVSSLGKLHLCLFGDYGVDLRDLLSDASQITALQVRLQEALLDKKATHFLHQGHSGMTPHLASIGG
- the moaC gene encoding cyclic pyranopterin monophosphate synthase MoaC — encoded protein: MATLTHINHAGEANMVDVSDKAVTTREARAEAWVSMASTTLDLIVNGQHHKGDVFATARIAGIMAAKKTADLIPLCHPLALSKVEVQLTPDIARNSVHIQSYCKLAGQTGVEMEALTAASVAALTIYDMCKAVQKDMVIEGIRLLEKRGGKSGDFSV
- a CDS encoding Nif3-like dinuclear metal center hexameric protein, yielding MMNNLELEQQLNTLLNSHAIKDYCPNGLQVEGRAQVRKVITGVTASQALIDKAIAANADAILVHHGYFWKGESEVVVGMKRRRLKALLSHDINLYAYHLPLDIAPTIGNNAQLGAMLGLSQLQAMELGNAQSIPMWGELAQPLTAQQLTEQLAHHLGSKIVTVCESGPALIRRVGLCTGGGQGYINLAADLGLDAFISGEISEQTVHVARECGLHFFAAGHHATERYGVKALGEWLARTHNMSVEFIDIDSPA
- a CDS encoding sigma-54-dependent transcriptional regulator, giving the protein MVDNRLNVLLVEDTASLAALYQAYLQDEPLSLTVVNTGQAAIEHISHHAPDILLLDLILPDMQGMEILQWLHREKLNITTIVITAHGSVDVAVDAMRLGAHDFINKPIEVERLKVTLHNTMKFRQLNQMLDSYRHDIAGAPFQGFIGASLPMQKVYRLIENAAPSSATVFITGESGTGKEVCAEALHQRSARPDGPFIALNCAAIPKDLMESELFGHMKGAFTGALQDRGGAVIRANGGTLFMDEICEMDLELQSKLLRFLQTGQIQPVGSSQQIQVDVRIICATNRDPLVEVEQGRFREDLYYRLHVIPIHLPPLRERGADVLSIATALVRQAAREENKSFVGLSEATKDRLQAYHWPGNVRQLQNVIRNAVVLHEGEWIELDMLPAPLDQPINQQLAGEWVQDNLPAPIVPLATLERKAIERAISHCQGNVSRAAALLEVSPSTIYRKLQSWDNAHA
- a CDS encoding Hpt domain-containing protein encodes the protein MLNWQQLQDQLPLLDNEQLSKMSQELGEPVLLRLLAVFLNDGQTQGQVLAQAYSAKDYVQMARSCHSLTAACGSYGAVRCQFLSEKLEQSAKQLDEALINQQFTAWQMALSETLALVKERLHQANS